A window of Salmo trutta chromosome 5, fSalTru1.1, whole genome shotgun sequence contains these coding sequences:
- the LOC115194364 gene encoding telomerase Cajal body protein 1-like: protein MSDPVESGESGVAAGVGQEAEADGELPQSTPHLPQGYSLELGENLEEETPSAAKQPRLCGEGLSLDPYDTYRGPIEQARGGQEVLAVLNQDGGATQPGEIEGGAEEGANHQNGDWGPCEDHGTTEGGEEEEQEHSGPAETPSEGLNLGLDFNQNPQMLTGSWAEYSTPPENYLKGCKWAPDGSCILTNSADNVLRVYNLPPEIYSYNWDLLTEMSPVLKMAEGDTIYDYCWYPKMSSLDPDSCFIAGSSRDNPVHIWDAFNGDLRASFRPYNHLDELTAAHSLCFSPDGSQLYCGFDKTVRVFYTDRPGRDCEERPTIVKKQGQGQSGIISCMAFSPCQSVYACGSYSRTAGLYSCQDGSLLALLPPRHHGGITHLAFSPDGHYLYTGGRKDPEILCWDLRDPGKVLFSLKRKVATNQRIYFDLDPSARYLLSGDTEGVVSVWDTLTAPLDGNEEVLQPHLQFQAHRDCTNGISVHPFMPLLVSTSGQRQFLDPGDSSDGDSSDSGSEGDVVIPPTPEVRQDIALTLWWVGPLSPASEGGQED from the exons ATGTCTGATCCAGTAGAGAGTGGTGAAAGTGGGGTTGCGGCAGGCGTTGGGCAGGAGGCAGAGGCCGATGGTGAGCTTCCTCAGTCAACCCCACATCTTCCACAGGGGTATAGCCTGGAGTTGGGGGAGAATCTGGAAGAAGAGACCCCTTCAGCGGCTAAACAGCCCAGGCTgtgtggagaggggctgagtctTGACCCCTATGATACATATAGAGGACCCATAGAACAGGCCAGAGGGGGTCAAGAAGTCTTGGCCGTACTGAACCAAGATGGAG GGGCCACCCAGCCAGGTGAGATTGAAGGAGGAGCCGAAGAAGGAGCGAATCATCAGAATGGAGACTGGGGTCCTTGTGAGGATCATGGCacgacagagggaggagaggaggaggaacaggagcaCAGCGGCCCAGCTGAAACCCCTAGCGAAGGACTAAA CCTAGGCCTCGACTTCAACCAGAACCCTCAGATGCTGACTGGTTCCTGGGCTGAGTACTCCACCCCCCCTGAGAACTACCTCAAGGGCTGCAAATG GGCCCCAGACGGCTCGTGCATCCTGACCAACAGTGCAGACAACGTGCTGCGTGTCTACAACCTCCCCCCTGAGATCTACAGCTACAACTGGGACCTGCTCACGGAGATG AGTCCAGTGTTGAAGATGGCAGAGGGGGATACCATCTATGACTACTGCTGGTATCCCAAGATGAGCTCTCTGGATCCAGACTCCTGCTT taTAGCCGGCAGCAGTCGTGATAACCCGGTCCATATCTGGGATGCGTTCAACGGGGACCTGCGTGCCAGCTTCAGACCCTACAACCATCTGGACGAGCTGACCGCAGCCCACTCCCTCTGCTTCTCCCCAGACGGGTCACAGCTCTACTGCGGCTTCGACAAGACAGTCAGGGTGTTTTACACAGACAGGCCTGGACGGGACTGTGAGGAGAGGCCCACTATAG tgaagaagcagggtcagggtcagagtgGCATCATATCCTGCATGGCATTCAGCCCGTGCCAGTCTGTATACGCCTGTGGCTCGTACTCCCGCACCGCAGGCCTCTACTCCTGCCAGGACGGCTCCCTGCTGGCCCTGCTGCCGCCCAGGCACCACGGGGGCATCACACACCTCGCCTTCTCACCCGACGGACACTACCTGTACACTGGCGGGCGCAAG gacccAGAGATTCTGTGCTGGGATCTGAGAGACCCGGGCAAGGTTCTGTTCTCTCTGAAGAGGAAAGTGGCCACCAACCAACGCATCTACTTTGACCTGGATCC GTCTGCCCGGTACTTGTTGAGTGGCGATACAGAGGGGGTGGTGTCAGTGTGGGACACCCTCACAGCTCCCCTCGATGGCAATGAGGAGGTACTGCAGCCTCACCTCCAGTTCCAGGCTCATAGGGACTGCACCAACGGCATCAG TGTCCACCCCTTCATGCCGTTGCTGGTGTCAACCAGCGGGCAGCGCCAGTTCCTCGACCCAGGGGACAGTAGCGACGGAGACTCCTCCGACTCGGGTTCAGAGGGTGATGTTGTAATACCACCAACCCCAGAGGTCAGACAGGACATCGCCCTGACTCTGTGGTGGGTCGGACCACTCAGCCCAGCCAGCGAGGGGGGGCAggaggattga
- the si:dkey-111f13.5 gene encoding inner centromere protein, which yields MSDMGPLQRMLNRTTLSTQRLLHTHILGLGEYFLSPSTSTSTSTSQDPGPASFSPHSEQLEVGATQGESPWMAVFLQRAEEDKERSLKQQEECLQVCFKEALLARERLEAEQRQGERVEQQAQFEERCVGLREEIEREMRLAVEETCGRMRAAIQREVEEERQREVEAKEEKVQENVKRLVRETEVCVRQQCEREAQKDLQTLQDRHTVELALMQSRYRQLEQGLARVTGERMSYETEFKRLQCSYRQFVDLTESSLHSDYLLKLRRLGREPGYTDVAVQTDDVTNTQHFT from the exons ATGTCTGACATGGGGCCTCTACAGAGGATGCTGAACCGGACCACCCTCTCCACACAGAggctcctccacacacacatcctgG GTCTGGGAGAgtattttctctctccttccacctctacctccacaaGCACCAGCCAGGACCCAGGGCcagcctctttctctccccactccGAGCAGCTAGAGGTGGGGGCCACACAGGGGGAGTCCCCCTGGATGGCAGTATTTCTGCAGAGGGCAGAGGAGGATAAAGAGAGGTCACTGAAACAACAGGAAGAG TGTCTGCAGGTGTGCTTCAAAGAGGCCTTATTGGCAAGGGAGAGGCTGGAGGCTGAGCAGAGGCAGGGGGAGCGGGTAGAGCAGCAGGCCCAGTTTGAGGAGCGCTGTGTGGGGCTGCGGGAAGAGATCGAGAGGGAGATGAGGCTGGCGGTGGAGGAGACCTGCGGAAGGATGAGGGCTGCGAtacagagagaggtggaagaggagcGACAGAGAGAAGTAGAGGCCAAGGAGGAAAAAGTACAG gaGAATGTGAAGAGGCTTGTTCGGGAAACAGAGGTGTGTGTGCGACAGCAGTGTGAAAGAGAGGCACAGAAGGACCTACAGACTCTCCAGGACAGACATACCGTGGAACTCGCTCTAATGCAAAGCCG GTACAGGCAGCTGGAGCAGGGTCTGGCCAGAGTCACAGGGGAGAGGATGAGCTATGAGACAGAGTTTAAG aggtTACAGTGTAGTTACAGACAGTTTGTGGATCTGACCGAGTCCTCCCTCCACTCTGACTACCTGTTGAAGCTCCGTCGCCTGGGCAGGGAACCTGGCTATACAGACGTGGCGGTCCAGACGGATGATGTCACCAACACACAACACTTTACCTGA